Proteins from one Staphylococcus saprophyticus subsp. saprophyticus ATCC 15305 = NCTC 7292 genomic window:
- a CDS encoding zinc-dependent alcohol dehydrogenase family protein, which produces MKTRAAVLREMGKDAPYTESHPLTIETLELQGPQSNEVLIKIGAVGLCHSDLSVINGSRPRPMPMVLGHEAAGEIIEVGENVAEFEVGDHIVCTFIPSCGHCIPCREGRPALCENGAAANEKGEMLEGGFRYESDRDEVMHHHLGVSGFADYAVVSTNSIVKVDKKIPFEKVAIFGCAVITGIGAVINTARINAGSTVAVVGLGGIGLNAILGARLAGASEIIALDINEEKFALAKSLGATAVFNSGEAHTIEDIKQYTQGGVDYAFETAGVVPAMDVAYQITRRGGMTTTTGLPDPKHQFSFPQVTLAAEERTIKGSYVGSCVPDRDIPRFINLYHQGRLPVNELLTDTLPLEHINEGFDRLARGEAARLVVKMD; this is translated from the coding sequence ATGAAAACAAGAGCGGCAGTATTGCGTGAAATGGGTAAAGATGCACCATATACAGAAAGTCATCCTTTAACAATAGAAACTTTAGAACTTCAAGGGCCTCAATCAAATGAAGTACTTATAAAAATAGGCGCAGTGGGTTTGTGTCACTCTGATTTATCTGTAATTAATGGCAGTAGACCACGTCCAATGCCAATGGTATTAGGGCATGAAGCAGCTGGAGAAATTATCGAAGTAGGTGAAAACGTTGCGGAATTTGAAGTGGGTGATCATATCGTATGTACATTTATACCAAGTTGTGGACATTGTATTCCGTGTCGTGAAGGCAGACCTGCCTTATGTGAAAATGGTGCAGCGGCAAATGAAAAAGGAGAAATGTTAGAAGGTGGCTTTCGTTATGAATCTGACCGTGATGAGGTAATGCATCATCATTTAGGTGTATCAGGTTTTGCAGATTATGCAGTGGTATCTACAAATTCAATTGTCAAAGTAGATAAAAAGATTCCATTTGAAAAGGTGGCGATTTTTGGTTGTGCAGTCATTACGGGCATAGGTGCAGTCATTAATACAGCTCGCATTAATGCAGGGAGTACTGTGGCGGTTGTTGGGCTTGGTGGCATTGGTCTTAACGCAATTCTTGGTGCACGCCTGGCAGGTGCAAGTGAAATTATTGCACTAGATATTAATGAAGAAAAATTTGCATTGGCTAAATCACTTGGAGCAACAGCAGTATTTAATTCAGGTGAAGCACATACAATAGAAGATATTAAACAATATACGCAAGGTGGTGTGGATTATGCTTTTGAAACGGCGGGCGTAGTACCTGCCATGGATGTCGCATATCAAATCACACGTCGAGGTGGAATGACAACGACAACAGGTTTACCAGATCCCAAACACCAATTTTCATTTCCTCAAGTAACGCTCGCTGCTGAAGAGCGTACGATAAAAGGGTCATATGTGGGAAGTTGTGTTCCTGACCGTGATATACCACGTTTCATCAACTTATATCATCAAGGTCGTTTACCAGTAAATGAACTTTTAACAGATACATTACCATTAGAACATATTAATGAAGGGTTTGACCGCTTGGCACGAGGTGAAGCGGCACGTTTAGTAGTGAAAATGGATTAG